A single genomic interval of Penicillium psychrofluorescens genome assembly, chromosome: 2 harbors:
- a CDS encoding uncharacterized protein (ID:PFLUO_002961-T1.cds;~source:funannotate), producing the protein MSAKAESPILQDSEMKDTEKGPTPLEEAPVEIVPLESPQKGRWERSWPTIACGAGLFSDGYLNGVIGQVNTILGTLYPKAYSDSPASQNVSAITFAGTVVGMLIFGYTSDHWSRKWSLIISTIILFVFAALCAGAYGYNDNIYGLFAALTAYRFFLGIGIGGEYPAGSVAASENTGELKDGHRNRWFIMFTNFQIDLAYVVSALIPMILVLIFTEDHLRAVWRVALGLGVIPPLSLFYLRLKMSEPEEFNRERMHKFPTKLIIKFYWKRLTLVSLIWFIYDFMTYSFNIYSSKWLSIILGDNSPLWKTFGWNTILNLFYIPGSFAGAWASDWMGPKRTLAIGVGLQGIVGFIMAGCYKYLATPENVAAFVVVLGEEHSIFQAFGEFGPGDNIGLVASKTSATAIRGQYYSYAAASGKIGAFVGTYVIPIIQKNAPNKIRSGMDPFFVSSSLCLLSSALAFFLLPQINQDTITAEDARFRAFLQESGYNTATMGNKAEESTSEAEGQK; encoded by the exons ATGAGTGCCAAAGCGGAGAGCCCCATATTGCAAGACTCTGAGATGAAGGACACCGAGAAGGGCCCTacgccgctggaggaggccCCTGTTGAGATTGTACCGCTGGAAAGCCCACAGAAGGGCCGCTGGGAGCGCAGCTGGCCCACGATCGCCTGCGGTGCCGGTCTCTTCTCTGACGGGTATCTGAATGGG GTGATCGGTCAAGTGAATACGATTCTGGGCACGCTCTACCCCAAGGCGTACAGTGACTCCCCCGCCAGCCAGAATGTCTCTGCCATCACCTTTGCGGGAACCGTGGTGGGTATGCTGATCTTTGGATACACGAGTGACCACTGGTCGCGCAAGTGGTCTTTGATCATCTCGACCATCATTCTGTTTGTTTTTGCTGCCCTCTGTGCTGGTGCCTACGGATACAATGACAACATCTATGGTCTGTTTGCTGCTCTCACGGCCTACCGGTTCTTCCTTGGAATCGGTATTGGCGGCGAGTATCCGGCAGGTTCTGTTGCAGCATCGGAGAACACGGGTGAACTCAAGGATGGCCATCGCAATCGCTGGTTCATCATGTTCACCAACTTCCAGATTGATCTCGCCTATGTGGTGTCTGCCTTGATACCTATGATCCTAGTTCTGATTTTCACAGAGGACCACCTGCGTGCGGTCTGGCGAGTGGCTCTGGGCCTTGGCGTCATTCCACCTCTGAGTCTATTCTACTTGCGGTTGAAGATGAGTGAGCCAGAGGAGTTTAACCGTGAGCGCATGCACAAGTTCCCGACCAAGCTGATTATCAA GTTCTACTGGAAGCGCCTG ACACTCGTCTCGCTGATCTGGTTCATCTATGATTTCATGACTTATTCCTTCAACATCTATTCCTCGAAGTGGTTAAGCATCATCTTGGGGGACAACTCCCCATTGTGGAAGACTTTTGGCTGGAATACCATCCTCAACCTGTTTTACATCCCTGGTTCCTTCGCTGGAGCCTGGGCGAGTGACTGGATGGGCCCGAAACGGACTCTAGCCATTGGAGTTGGCCTCCAAGGGATTGTTGGATTCATCATGGCAGGATGCTACAAGTACCTTGCAACTCCGGAGAACGTGGCTGCTTTTGTCGTTGTTCTCGG TGAGGAACACAGTATCTTCCAGGCTTTCGGCGAATTCGGTCCCGGCGACAACATCGGTCTGGTTGCATCCAAGACAAGCGCCACTGCCATTCGAGGCCAATACTACTCATACGCCGCGGCCTCTGGCAAGATTGGTGCTTTCGTGGGCACCTATGTCATTCCaatcatccagaagaacGCACCCAACAAGATCCGCTCCGGCATGGATCCGTTCTTCGTGTCGAGCTCGCTATGCCTCCTCAGCTCTgcgctggccttcttcctgCTGCCGCAAATTAACCAG GATACCATCACCGCCGAAGACGCCCGATTCCGCGCGTTCTTGCAGGAAAGTGGTTACAACACCGCGACCATGGGCAACAAGGCAGAGGAGAGCACCTCGGAAGCCGAGGGGCAGAAGTAA
- a CDS encoding uncharacterized protein (ID:PFLUO_002959-T1.cds;~source:funannotate), giving the protein MASRRLQSSCDDSAVFKVSNNLRVDIELTNELSELLDRQRNEALETLFPPGASLENILTRLLSTDSMVSSTSTCAAFNQSQRQISAIGYRCIGFGQCGLVFERPGRAYVVKLAKPAYKEGLWSDFQAHLNVRQAFCRESNPECRVPQLFSFAPDSSIEWWNENIQFFPDISDLVPLPTMALITERILPLPKVVRQALIHQYCPPHLQTAASANPTNRDCLARLYLGSRRARPELLSPNFTLRNFNLHLDQMLELNLPVFLYAAAMGEAMAIIHWAAHVDGFDIEFVLGSDANAGTSYNKDIFLNLDLATEQASCMSSIKDLDAAMRANFKRRTTSMWVLDFNLCHIWREDCAWENPDGLISHLVYSFFQNDPYYPRPADQDLWQKFSAAYRLKADQILAVPETDQRLVCLPGRFLDACISHEQGSLLT; this is encoded by the coding sequence ATGGCATCCAGACGGCTTCAGAGCTCCTGCGATGATTCTGCCGTATTTAAGGTCTCGAATAACTTGCGGGTCGATATTGAACTCACCAACGAGCTGTCCGAACTACTCGATAGACAGCGAAATGAAGCACTGGAAACACTTTTCCCGCCGGGTGCTTCACTTGAAAACATTCTCACAAGATTGCTGAGTACTGACTCTATGGTAAGCTCCACATCCACCTGTGCAGCATTCAACCAAAGCCAACGGCAGATCTCGGCAATCGGCTACCGCTGCATCGGATTCGGACAGTGTGGCCTCGTTTTTGAAAGACCAGGAAGAGCCTACGTGGTCAAACTCGCCAAGCCTGCATACAAAGAAGGCCTCTGGTCTGACTTCCAAGCCCATCTCAACGTTCGACAGGCTTTTTGTCGAGAATCGAATCCTGAATGTCGCGTGCCGCAGCTATTCTCATTTGCTCCAGACTCCAGTATCGAATGGTGGAATGAGAATATTCAATTCTTCCCAGATATCTCCGACTTAGTTCCCCTTCCGACAATGGCACTCATCACAGAGCGAATTCTCCCACTGCCAAAGGTTGTTCGACAAGCACTGATCCACCAGTATTGCCCGCCACATCTCCAAACCGCCGCCAGTGCCAATCCTACAAACAGAGACTGTCTGGCTCGGTTGTATCTTGGATCTCGGCGTGCGCGACCAGAGTTGCTGTCCCCCAACTTTACCCTTCGAAACTTCAATTTGCATCTGGATCAAATGCTCGAGCTCAATCTGCCAGTTTTCCTCTACGCCGCCGCTATGGGAGAAGCTATGGCTATTATCCACTGGGCCGCTCACGTTGACGGTTTCGACATTGAATTCGTTCTGGGCAGTGATGCCAATGCAGGCACAAGCTACAATAAGGAcatcttcctcaacctcgacctGGCTACAGAGCAAGCCTCGTGTATGTCTTCTATCAAGGATCTAGACGCTGCGATGAGAGCGAACTTCAAGCGCCGTACCACAAGTATGTGGGTGCTCGACTTCAACCTGTGCCATATTTGGCGCGAAGACTGTGCCTGGGAGAACCCAGATGGGCTCATCTCTCACCTTGTGTACTCCTTCTTCCAAAACGACCCTTACTATCCGCGACCCGCCGACCAGGATCTATGGCAAAAGTTCTCTGCCGCATACCGCTTGAAGGCAGATCAGATTCTTGCAGTACCTGAAACGGACCAGAGGCTTGTGTGCCTACCGGGTAGATTTCTTGACGCTTGTATTTCACATGAGCAAGGAAGCCTCTTGACCTAG
- a CDS encoding uncharacterized protein (ID:PFLUO_002960-T1.cds;~source:funannotate) codes for MGSDPQYIKYPNLTLAQHVFNLSNPACDATLRQTSLKHLQDAISEHKMAPFYRYLAHPVEGILNSSGEGAPQHPHHGANATKPLITSNMLASRKSPQKVDFPWDEELYQSLVEDNKKELETFQKEEEDAEEAAGETEVQAARGKRAEFWARVGDKDKAIESGEALLEKTGFLGTKIDLTLAMIRIGLFFGDLLFVKKIIERAETLVESGGDWDRRNRLKAYKGLHLLTIRSYSLAAPLLLDSLSTFTSYELCSYSSLVIYSVLAGSLSLKRVDFKAKVVDAPEIKAILGAGEDQLAALTGEVSSGPGAQDEEMKDASVTKSTPGGATTAVNLASLVTGSGVQAETEAAVDFSSLANLVNSLYNGNYRSFFRALAAVEDHFLTQDRYLHEHRAWFVREMRLRAYQQLLQSYRVVGLNSMANDFGVTVDFLDRDLAKFISSNRISCTIDRVNGIIETNRPDDKNKQYADVVKHGDSLITKIQKYGQAVRLRGSERS; via the exons ATGGGGTCTGATCCACAGTACATCAAGTACCCCAACCtcaccctcgcccagcatgtCTTCAACCTCTCCAACCCAGCCTGTGACGCAACCCTTCGCCAGACCTCATTGAAGCACCTGCAAGATGCCATCTCCGAGCACAAGATGGCTCCGTTCTACCGTTACCTAGCCCACCCGGTCGAAGGCATCCTCAACAGCTCCGGCGAGGGGGCACCACAACACCCGCATCATGGCGCGAATGCGACCAAGCCTCTCATCACTTCCAACATGCTCGCCTCCCGAAAGTCTCCGCAAAAGGTGGATTTCCCATGGGACGAGGAGTTGTACCAGTCCCTGGTGGAAGATAACAAGAAGGAATTGGAGACGTtccagaaggaggaagaggacgcGGAAGAGGCGGCTGGCGAGACCGAGGTGCAGGCTGCGCGAGGGAAGAGAGCTGAGTTCTGGGCCCGAGTAGGAGACAAG GACAAAGCCATCGAGTCCGGCGAAGCCCTCCTCGAAAAGACGGGATTCCTGGGCACCAAGATCGACCTGACGCTAGCGATGATTCGCATTGGGCTATTCTTTGGGGATCTGCTGTTTgtcaagaagatcatcgaACGAGCGGAGACTCTGGTCGAGAGCGGTGGTGACTGGGATCGGAGAAATCGCCTCAAGGCATACAAGGGACTGCATCTCCTCACAATTCGCTCCTACAGTCTGGCTGCGCCTCTCCTGCTGGACAGTCTGTCTACGTTTACGAGTTATGAACTGTGCAGCTATTCCTCGCTGGTGATCTACTCCGTGCTCGCGGGATCACTGTCCCTCAAGCGCGTGGACTTCAAGGCGAAGGTGGTAGATGCCCCGGAGATCAAGGCGATCCTCGGTGCTGGCGAGGACcagctggctgcgctgaCCGGTGAGGTGTCCTCCGGTCCGGGTGCCCAGGACGAAGAGATGAAAGATGCGTCGGTGACGAAGTCGACCCCGGGCGGTGCCACTACCGCCGTCAACCTGGCCTCACTAGTCACCGGGTCTGGTGTGCAAGCCGAGACCGAAGCCGCCGTGGACTTTTCGTCGCTGGCAAACCTGGTCAACAGCCTGTACAACGGCAACTACCGGTCGTTCTTCCGGGCACTGGCAGCGGTCGAGGACCACTTCCTGACGCAAGACCGGTACCTGCATGAGCACCGGGCGTGGTTTGTACGTGAGATGCGGCTGCGCGCCTACCAacagctgctgcagagctACCGCGTGGTGGGACTGAACAGCATGGCGAACGACTTTGGCGTGACTGTGGACTTCTTGGACCG CGATCTGGCCAAGTTCATCTCCAGCAACCGCATCTCATGCACCATCGACCGGGTCAACGGCATCATCGAGACGAATCGGCCGGACGATAAGAACAAGCAGTATGCGGATGTGGTCAAGCACGGCGACTCGCTTATcaccaagatccagaagtACGGGCAGGCAGTGCGTCTGCGGGGCAGTGAGCGCAGTTAG